In Setaria viridis chromosome 5, Setaria_viridis_v4.0, whole genome shotgun sequence, the genomic stretch GGTACCCCGGGATTTTGATCCACCAGTTTTCAAAGTGGAAGCGCCGTTTAGTGTGGAAGGAAGCATTGGTTGAGAGGAGTAAAGGGCAGTGGTCTGAAAAGTCTGAAGATAGCGCCTGGAGATAGAAGAACGGGTAGTTAAGCTCCCAATCAACCGTGACAAGGACCCTGTCCAGCCTTTCCATCGTCGGAGTGTTTCTCTCGTTGCTCCATGTGTAGCGGCGACCGTGTAAGAAGATGTCTTTGAGCTGCAAGTCGTCGACGAAGCGCCTGAACCGGCCCAAGTTCCTCCTATTGATATTCACGTTATTTTTGTCGGAGGCATGGAGGAGGAGGTTAAAATCGCCGACGACAATCCATGGGCCAGTTAAGGTATTATGAATGGAGCGCAGTTCGTTGAGGAACTCAACCTTGTCAATGTCAGGCTGTGGTCCGTAGACCGTGGTTAGAACCCACTGCTCGCTGTTAGCTTCGACAATAGCCACCGTCACCGAATAGCGCCCGGAGTTCATGACGGTGCAGCACACCTCAGGCCCTCGACACGCCACAAGGATCCCGCCACTAGCCCCCACTGAAGGCAAATAAGCAAAGCTCGCGAACCGTGCTCCGAGCGTTTCACTGACAAGAAACGGCGAGATCGCGGACAACTTGGTCTCCTGAATACACACGATCGAGGCGTTGGCATCGGCCACTACGGATCGGAGATGATCTCTACGACTCCTCATCCCCAGGCCACGTACGTTCCACACAAGGATATTTAGATTACACTGATTCATGTTGATGGTGGTGCAACTGAGGGTTGTCGGAAGGCAATAGCATCAAGCAGCGTTAGCCGAGGCAGCCTGCTGAGTCACCGCTCTAAGGTCGTCGTCGGAGAGCAGCCTCGCCGCCGGGAAGATGTCGCGCAGGGCGGCGAAGTGCTGAGGCTGCATGGCCGACGCAAGGAATCTGTCAAACTCTTTCGCCGATTGATGTTGCAGCTCTTCTTCCGGCGTGATGATGCCTAGCTTGCACATTGCCAGGATCTCGCCTTTCTTGGACGGCCGGACCAGCGCGTTCAGCGCCTGGTTCGCGAGGCGGCCGCTGCGTCTTGGGGCGGAGATGGTGTTCGCGCGTGCGGACGCCGAAGGTCCGATGCGCGGCGTTGCACCGAGCAGAGGCGCCTGCAACGCCGAGCGGATACTAGACGGAAACTCTGCCGTCTTCGCCCTGGCTTCAGCCGAACAGGAACCAGTAGAGGGCTGCGGCGTCGGAGCATGCTCGTTCGTGGGTCCGCGTTCGTGGCGCGCCGGTGACCCAGCCTGGGCGTGCTCGTTCGTTTCCCCGCGTTCTTGGCGCGCCACTGACCCGGCCCCGCGCCCGGAGCCGGTTACTGCGCCCCTGGGCAAACTCCGCTGGGAGACGGGCGTCTAGGAGGAGTGCGAAGGCTGAGCGAGTTCTTCCACGGGTGCTTCGTCAAATTCCAGCCTGACTGAGGGGATcacttgggccttgtttagttccaatTAGGGAGTGACAAAGTTGGAATTTTACCATAAAtgtgcaactgtagcatttcgtttgtatttgtgaattattgtccaaacattgactaattaggcctaaaagattcgtctcgcaaagtacaacaaaattgtacaattagtttttgatttcgtctacatttagtattccataTATATACCGTAAATTTAATGTGAtggaaaatcttctttttgtatagtgccaaagttggaattttggaggGAAAAAACATGACCTCGGTCTTGTTGGAGCTCACCATCAGAACGTAGCTCAGGCGCGCGTGAAGGCGTGGGCGTCTGCGCGGGTGCTGTGGCGCGCGAAATTGATCTCGCGCATGCGTCAGCCGGGATTCCAGGAGCATTGGGTCGTGCATGTGACTCTCGCAGAAGCCGTTGGCCTCATGACGCAGGAACAGTGTTGCGTCGTCCTCGAACGTGCTGCGAGCGGCGCCTGGCCCACGGGGAGCAGCAGCGCCTGGCCCTTCCCCATGGGGCAGGTTGACTTGCGGAGCGGATGCAGGCATGCGCAGCGGCGCGTTCacgggcggcgtggcgcagcAGCCTTTGGTCTCGGCCTCCGTTCCCGAGGACAGCTCCTTCGTTGCGGCGCCAGGCCCGGAGCGCTCCTCCAGCGGCCCCACCAGGAGGGGCAGCGCCCGTTCGCGAACCGGTGAGCAAGGCACCGGCTCACCGGCAGGAACAACCTGCACCGCTGTCGTCGTTGCTGCGGGTGTTGACCTGGACGAGCGCGCAGCGGGCGAACGCGGAGGTGTGCGtacgccgccggagcaccgcgtCCGCGCACCGCAGCTAGAGCCCGGGGCAGAAGATCCGTCGCAGCCATCGACGACGCCAGGCTGCGTGAAGAAGACGTGCAGCCTCGGACCAGCTCACACCAAAGTTCTGCAAGCAGTTTGGCAACATCGGCGCCGTCATCGGCAAGGCGCTCACCGAGTACAGGGAGGAAGTGGAGGCCCGGTCTTTCCCGGACGCTGTCCACACGCCGTACAAGATGTCTTCCGCGGACGCCGACGCCTTCGCGAATGTGCTGCACAAGATGGGCTTCGAAggggctgcggctgctgcggcggccgccgccgacaacGCGGAGAAGTTGGCTGTAGGCAGGAAGCCGCAGGAGATGAGCACCAATGGCGTCTTGAGTGCAGTAGCAGCAGTTTAACTTGCTTAGCGTAATGTGTTATGCTCTGTGGTACATGTTTCGGAAGCGGTGCAATATGGAATTTGTCTGGAAACATCCATCATCAAATAAAGTTGTTatcttccttttgttttgttacTTTTGTTTACCACCAGCATAAATGCATAGCTTATACAATGCATGTTTGACAACCACCAAGTTCAGGGTGTGGTTGAAACTGAATGTAGCAAATGGTGACTCTAGAAGTTGGGGTGCCGTCCCGTATGATTTGCGTAAACCTTTTCTTGACTTTTTCTATGCACCTTTGATTCATCCTGCTTACCATATCAAAGCTGTTGTGAACAACGTCACGGTCACTAATACAATACTTTTTTGACAACTAAAATACTTTGAAGGTAGTACACTGTTATTGTATCAGTATGGAACAACTTTTAAAGTTCAGTTGAAATGAAATATTTCGCAAGATAGTGAtgatcaaatttgaagtgtgtTGACTGCACGTGTAACTCAAACACAGCACCCGTCGACCAAGGAGCATATATGTGACACGGCATCATTAGCGGGCATAATCTGAAGATGAGGATGAGAGCGTGAGACACAGATTCCGGCTTGCTGGTATGTAACTTGCAAGCATAGGCAATGGTGGTAGAAAAAAATGTAACTTGCAAGCATAGGCAatggttattttttttaaaaaaaaaatgtaaggcaggagcactgccatgTCGGATAGAAAGTCCGAAATTACAATGGTCTGATtacataaaaaaattgcaaaactccAAACTCGAAAAGGACTTAAAACACATAAGAAATTAAAGTACATTTGGGCTTCCACAAGCCTGACGCCGCATCTCCCTCTGTAATGAAGTTCTTGACTTGCAGTGGTGTAGTCTGCACACCTTCGAAAATCCTGCGATTCTGTTCTTTCCAAAGATTCCATGCCGTGTACATCAAAATATCAGCTGTTAATCGCCTCTGTTGCTTTGCCAATGTTGAACGTGTACATGACTGTTGTAACGTGCTCCTTTAGAATAGCTTCAGATCCTGATTCTTAGAATTGACTGAGTATGTGTCTGTTATGGCCGAGAGCCTCTTGTTAACTCAATCCAGAGATCAATGAAAGGATGCGGTTGATCAAACTACTCTCTCGCATTCTCTCGTTCTACAGGCAAGTTCCTGAGGGAAGTTCTCCACCATTCCTCAATGCTACAATCAGGGGCAGGTGTCCGTATCATGTTGTTAGACCAGGTTCTGATCAGATTAAACTTGCATCGCAAAGGGGCAGTGTAAGCATATGTGTTCAGCTGTTTCCTGTTGGTCATTGCACAAAACACAAATGGGGTTGCAAGGCCAATTTCGCGCAGCCAGTTTATCACACCTTGCTCAGATGTGACTAGTTCCCAGAGTTGAACAAATTCTGCCATTTCAGTTGAGGTGCTCAGTCTCCACAGCCCTCTCGTCCAGCTATGGTTGATCACCTCTTCATAAACTCTTCCGTGCTGGTTGGTCAACTTGATCATCCAAAAGTAAACAAACCTTGAATGTGTTCCTGTGAAACTGTGTTTCCAGTAGTCTGGAGCTGGCCTAGTCTTCATTTTCCCGATCTGAATGTGTTGCGATTGGAAAGCGGCCGATATGGCAGGGTAAAATGGACGGCGCGAAAGGAATCTCTAAGCGTGGGCTGTGTGGCCTAGTCTTCCATGGCTGGCTCAGCTCGCGTTTGGGTAAACGGGCATCGCGGTACGGTAGAGCTGCCTGTGCCTCCGGCCTCCGTCCAATCCAACCATGTTATCTCCAGGCAGGACCTGGCCTGGCGGCTAAGCTACGTACTGTGTATCCTCTTGCTTTTAGTCTGGAATCCGATTATCCGAATTGCTAACGTTTTTTCCTAGGCAGCAAGTGTGAACCAAACAATCCACTCTTCCAGTTGCCTGGGCAGGCAAAATCGAACATATTCACAGGCAGCATCTTTGCTCAGGCAAAtgaaccaaacatgccctaagaGCATGCAGGTTTTGCCCCTGCCTGAACGCAACGCCTCCATCCACTGGTACGTATTCAAGGGGTCGTTGGCTTGGCTAGCTGGTAATGTTGTTGCAGTGGGCATGGCGTGACTCGAGCCACGTTACTGTACTGGGTGGTCAAGGATACGATCGAGCTAGGACGCCATTTCTCGTCAACCAAACCTTTTTCGCAGGCAGAGAGGCAGGGAATCGGGTGGGCAAAGCTGTACAGTGCCGTGCAGTCCTGCATGCAGCTCCCTGTACTGTACGTGCTGGACGGCATGCATGCTGCGTCCTAACTCACTGCAGCTAGCGCAAGCCGTATCTGGACAGTGCGATATGCTTGACGATGGCCTCTCGCGCAAGCCGTACCTGGACAGGCCACCGCGGGATCTGTACGCAGAGCTCTGCGAGCTGGCTGCTGTCGAGGTGCCCTGTCCATGCCGGATGAAGCGACAGGAGCTCAAGCAAGCGCGCCTTCTCCAGGATGCATGCTAGAAGGTAGCTTAGCCTTGGCATGACGTGCGCCAAGTGTGCCGGCTCAAAGACTGGGCCTTCAGCTACAGAAGACGAGAGATCGAAGCTCGCAGCTGTTACATACGGGGCTGCCGCCCTTTCCCCGACAAGGCTCATTGCCAGGTGAGCCGGGCCGACAAACTGTAGCGACGCGACGCCCGTGGCGCCCGACATCGTCCCCATCGAGCGGCACCACTCCACCGCCAGAAACCTGAGCTGCTTCAGGCTAGCTGGCAGGTTCACGCCCGCCATCTCGTTGCAATGGTCTAGCTGGAGGCTCTGCAGCTTGTGGCAGGAGGAGAGGAATCCCTCTAGGTCCTCGCCTGTGATGGCCACCCATCTGAGGACGAGGGCCGTCAGGTTTGTCAGCGCCGGCGACCGGCTGATGGGCCGCAGGGATGCCACCTCATCGCAGTGCGCCAGCTCAAGGCTCTGCAGCTTGTGGCAGCAGGACAGGAGGCGCGCCAGGTCCTCGCCCGTGATGCGCACCAAGCTGAGAACGAGGCTCCTCAGGTTGgtcagcgccggcgccgcgccgccgagccgcACGGATGCCAACCTCAGATACAGGTGCTCCAGCGCcggtgcgccggcggcggacagCAGGGCCGAGCAGGGGAAGTCGATCCAGAGCCTGTCGTGGCTGCTGATGTGGCGCCCCGGCTCACGGGGAGGGAAGAGGTCGAGCTTGAGGCGCCGAGTGGTGGTCGACGAGAGGGcgaagcgcacccagcggtcgAGGCAGGGGGCGTGCCGCTCCTGCAGGTGCCCGAACTCGATGGCGAGCGACTCCAAGGCCGTGTCGCTGCGGTGCCGCGTGATGGTCGCCTCGACGATGCGGACCAACTCGCTCGCGGCCGCACCTTCTCTCGCTGCTTGTGCATGTCGTCGCGGCGGTGACGATGATCTatgtcgttgtcgtcgtcgtcgttgtctgATGAGCAGTAGTAGAAGCGATGGAGACGGAGCGTCTCCACGTTGAAAGTCAAATGGGGATACCTCTTCCAAGCGCGCATCAAGGTGGAGCACGACGCAGACGCTCGAGCCGCGTCCACCATGGACAAGCGTGAGAATACATGGCAAACAACGTCCCTGTCACCAAGGGGAGGACATGTTTAAGAAAAATCAGTCAATCTACACGTCATACCTCCGGAAGATGGTTCATCTCgatcattaatttttttttggctttgtaATAATCTGCGTGCAGCGGATTCAGGGTTCCGCCGGTAGAGATGAGAGACTTTGAGTGTGATTGCTTGATGAACAGCAACAGGGTTAACGGAATTGAAGCAAAGATCGATCGACTTGGGCTGCAGATTATTACATAAAGCAGCTAGCTAGTTGTAATCGATCTGGGAGTCCGATTTCCTTTGGTACACGTGGCGAGTAGCATGGACAAGAAGAAATACCCTGTATCGCATCGCACGCCAACCATGAGGTCCCTTCCTATATATATGGCGACTCCAACTCGTACTTTTTTTTGAACCGAGTTTTTAtttctcacacacacacacacacatatatatatatatacatatatacatatgtatatatatatatatattaaggATTATACTCGAGGAAAATAAATTCCACCCGAACAAAAAGCTTGTTGTTGGAGTGTGGACAGGCCCGTTTGTTGGTTCTTGTCGATTAGAACACAGACAATACGGATCCATCATTTGTTGATCAGAAATGCCTCCAAAGAAAGACCCGTTGCCACCAAAAAATCATCTTACATGATTTCTGACGTTGGAGATTCGTGCGGACCGTCCGATCCTTTCTTTCTTCCCACACTGCCCTAACTGCTGCTGGCTCTTGAGCGTCGCCGCCACCATTCCTCCACTACCCCGCCGCTCTCCGTGCTGCTGTTCCTCCACCGTGTGGCTCTCCTTCTCCTTTTGCAACGCGCCACCACTCCACGTGTCGGTgctctgccgtcgccgccgacgcccgcaCGCCGCTGTTCCTTTGATTTCGCCGACACTCGCACGCCCGctgctccaccaccgccgcttaTCCTTTGCGCATTGTCGCCAACACCATGGGACGCTCCTCCTGCGCGCATCGCCGCGGATGCCTGCGCCGCAGCTCTTCTTACGTGCATCGTTGCTGCTGCTCGTGCTGCCGACACCCCCGTGCCACTGCTCCTCTGCCGATGCCCGCATGCCACGGTTCCTCCAACACCGATCCTCCTGCGCGCACCGTCGCATGGCTCCTTCGCCACCATCGACGCCCACGAAGTCGCTCCTCATGTGCGCATCACCGCCATTGCTCGTGCCCTTGACGCCGAAGAACTAGAGGCTATCCAGAAAATTAgtaagggatatgggtacccatgggtccccaccgacgaAGATACCggcgggtccccaccgaccgcCCGATCAGAACGTCCAGGCTaaggatgtgaagatacttggagcatgGAGGTCGGACGATTCTAATCAACCCGGATATTGCGGTATActtattgtaatccgactcagattactttccatgtaacaaccgactagattagattcaaaccaacttgtaaccctaggtcatcagcctatataaggtggccaagaacgcctcccgagggcatctcaattctcaaaccagcaatacaatccagcaaaacacaggacgtagagtattacttTCCGGATGCCCGAACCTATCTAGACCTTCGTGCTCTCGTgattaccttcaagttcttggtctcaTAATCCTCCCTGcatacaaatctaccacttgggtaaacccctggtggactgccgggcaactaaatccgacagttggcgtgctaggtaggggtgattgtgagatcctcccagcgaactcgatggcatctcgcccAGCGTCATCTTCCCtaagagcatgaaggacatcCTCGCCAACTCGATCCAGCTTCGCTTCGGGACCATGTTGGCAAATTCCGATTCTGCCGCTTCTTTCGCCAGCTCGGCGTCCATCGGATCTGCACCACCAGAACAAGACCTACACTCGAGGACCATCACGTTGCTTGCCCAGCAGGTTGGCaatctctctctcagagagggtCCCGCACATCCTCGCTGCgacccacccacccacgccctccaaCCTGATCACGGGGccagatcgcatcagcaacacaattgctgagtgcatcGATCTCTCCGAGGCAGCACTACGCCCAACAATATCAGCACAGGGTccttcccgcgccccctttggTCTGAGGAACTCGACTACCGTGTTTTCCGCAAAATTCGCGCAGCTTTGTCAGATCCAATCTGAAAAACCACCTGTACCCGCTCAGTTTCCGAACTATGGCGAGTTCCAGAACTTCCGCATCGTCCTGACTCCAAACCCTTATGGAAGCGACGGCGAGAGCAACTCCACCATGTCAGATCGTGAAGCCTTTGTGATCTCCGCTGACAATCCACCCAGGGATGGCGAAACCTTTTCTTAGGAAGGAGATCGTAACGCCAAGAACCGGGACCGTGCAATACGGCGCCAACGGGAGCAAGCCAACACCCAGCAACGCCAACAACCTACTGCCAACGTGAGAGCCGAGGCAGCAGGCGACCAACGCCGACCACCGCCCGCTGCCAACACCAACCCACTGCACGGTGACAATGCTGATCAGGATGGTGCCCAGGGCAGATGCAGGCACCCGATGCGCGCCCGCAATCTACAAGCCAACCTCGAGACAGTCGGCCACAACGTCTTCACCACACCTTAGGCTAACCTGGGGGGCTGACTACGCCGACCTAGAAAACCTTCCAGACTCGGAGCCACTCCGACGGATCCGGGCACGTATCCGTGTCGCCAATGCCCAAATCAAAGAGCGGGCCTACAGCTGATCAGCATACTCCCGGTCCACATCCACCTGGCACTCTCAAAGCCGATCCGCTCATAGCAGATCCGGTCACCACCGAGGCGACCACGGTACCCGCGCGGGAGGTCGGCTAGAGCCCGTTCGTGAAAAGGAGGTGGAGTAGCCCGCCAACCCACCCGCCAATGACGCCCATCAACCCAACAACCACGACAACCGCTGTGGTGGCAGGAGAGGCGATGGCGTGGTTCAACCACGGCAGACAAGGTCGGTAACGTGACCTCCGTGAGGAGTTACGCGACCGCCACGACCTACGCGCCGACCtcaacaaccgccaccatgaGTGGGAAGAGGCCAAGCTCCACCGCCGTGTTGAGTACGACTGCGGCTACGACGCTCCTAGACTCGACGATAGGCTAAACCGTGACGCTGAATGGGAGGATCGCCGACGCTAAGAAGAGGAGATGCATCACCGTGCCAACTACGACCGCATGTACGACACCCCTGAAGACGCTTACGTCCCACCTAGACGCAACAACGTTGGACGCCTCGAGACACCGCCCGTCGTATACAAcctcgaggacgacgacgacacgaCGATCGATGGTTTCCAAAATATTGATTTAGATTTAGAAAATTGTTAAATCTATTCATTAGAAATGTTGAAATAGGTTATTGAAATTCTTGAATGTGGATTTTCAATAACCTATTTCAACATCTCTCTAATGAATAGATTTAGTGTCGATCCATATTTTAGCACACTAGATCCATATTTCAACATCTTTTTAGCACACTAGATTCATATTTTAGACAATGTTAAATTCAGAATTTTTGTTATGTCGATCtaagtttttaaaaaaatattgaatctaaaatgttaaaatgttgaattaatAGTTTAATTTAAGTTTAATGGACTTTAAAGCCAAGAGCCTTGTACCCATCGCCTCCCCCCCCAGCCACCAtctctcccgcgcccgcgcccgcgccgccgcttcccaCCAAGAGACGATGCGGCGGTCCCTCATCTTCCGGCAGCTGGCGCGGCGGCTGCTGAGCAACGTGCCGGAGTCGACCGTCTACGGGGGCCCGCGCCCGCAGGAgtcctcggcggcgcggcgagtgACGGTGACCACCCTCCGCGGGAAGCACCGCCGCGGGGAGCCCATCACCGTCGTCACCGCCTACGACTACCCCTCGGCGGTCCACGTCGACTCCGCGGGCATAGACGTCTGCCTCGTGGGGGACTCCGCCGCCATGGTCGTCCACGGCCACGACACCACGCTCCCCATCACGCTCGACCTCATGCTCGAGCACTGCCGCGCCGTCGCCCggggcgcgccgcggccgctgctCGTCGGGGACCTCCCCTTTGGGTGCTACGAGTCCTCGGCCGCGCAGGTACGCGCCCCCACGTCGCACGCGTCCCCCTCATTCTTCTCCTCCAAGTTGGATTAGATATTTCGATCTGCGATGGGGATAGAAATGCAGCACTTGGCCTATTGCAGCCCTTGCTTGTACCGTAACCATGCGTTCCATTTTATTATGGGGGATATGCAATGCTTGTTGAATTCGGGTAGGAAAAAATCTTGCTTTGCAGTATAATTGTAGCTGTGTGCTTCTCTGTCCATTTGATCGGTTCCTTTCAGAAGGTCGATGGGGGCTTTCTGTTTGGACAACATCTTTTAAATGTGCCACTCAAAACTCtttaaaagaaaacaaaattcgATCAGAATGTCAAATGCTATTGATGTGGATGCACAGATGCACATGCATCAGGAATATTGATAGtgttttcattttattttcttttaggCTGTTGATTCAGCTGTAAGGCTGCTAAAAGAAGGTGGAATGGATGCAATCAAGCTCGAAGGGGGTGCACCATCGAGGATCAGTGCCGCTAAGGCTATTGTGGAGGCTGGGATTGCTGTCATGGGGCATGTTGGCCTCACACCGCAAGCTATTAGTGTGCTCGGTGGATTTAGGCCTCAAGGGAAGACAGTTGACAGTGCTGTAAAGGTTTGCTGCTTCTCATTCCCCGTGTCTCCACTATAAGGTCTGCTGACTGATTGATAGGTTTCAATCCATGTCGTTCTGCTTGTGTAGGTTGTGGAGACAGCACTGGCTTTGCAGGAGGCTGGTTGCTTTTCCGTTGTATTGGAGTGTGTGCCTGCTCCAgtggctgctgctgcaacaTCAGCGTTGCAAATCCCAACCATTGGCATAGGGGCTGGACCATTCTGTAGTGGGCAGGTTCGTTTGTTCTATTCGCTTTAATGATATATGTCGATTCTGTTCATATTCAAGGATGTATATGCTATGAGTTATTGTTCTAGTTATTTGATAATTTTATTAGTGCATACATGAATTTCCTCAAAAAGTGCACACATGGCATGCTTGTCCTTTTGTAAAATAACCATGGTATCCTTGATCTGAATCTACAATTGAACTAACCAGGTATAGTCACTTGGTCACTTTAGTCCCTATTGTTCTGATACATTTTGCACACATGTATCAAATGCCTTTGTTTACCATATACCAACACATGTGGTTACAATATCTGCAGATGCGTAGCTGTTTTGTTCATAAATCCCTGATTTTTGGTGCAGGTGTTGGTCTACCATGACTTGCTGGGGATGATGCAGCACCCACATCATGCCAAGGCAAGTGCTATTTGTAGTTGTCCCTAAGCAACGTTTCTCTATTACTCAGTATGATTTTATTAAGCTCCAGTGTGTACTTCTGCTCCACTACAGGTCACACCAAAATTCTGCAAACAATTTGGTAATGTGGGCAATGTCATCAACAGGGCGTTATCAGAGTATAAGAAAGAAGTGGAAACTCGGACATTCCCTGGTCCAAGCCACACACCATATCCAATAACTCCCACGGATGTTGATGGCTTTGCAAATGCCCTACAGAAGATGGGTTTGAGTGACGCCGCAGATGCTGCAGCGGCTGCTGCTGAAAACAGTGGGACAGATGGAGGaccaaaagaaaaatagttGATTTGCCGGTTGTTTTCGGCAACAAGATCTAGACTGGAGAGAATGTAAGGGCAGCCTGA encodes the following:
- the LOC140223022 gene encoding uncharacterized protein — protein: MRSRRDHLRSVVADANASIVCIQETKLSAISPFLVSETLGARFASFAYLPSVGASGGILVACRGPEVCCTVMNSGRYSVTVAIVEANSEQWVLTTVYGPQPDIDKVEFLNELRSIHNTLTGPWIVVGDFNLLLHASDKNNVNINRRNLGRFRRFVDDLQLKDIFLHGRRYTWSNERNTPTMERLDRVLVTVDWELNYPFFYLQALSSDFSDHCPLLLSTNASFHTKRRFHFENWWIKIPGYLDAVQAGWVCNEDFADPLCRIDAKLKNMAKHLQSWSQRTVGQIKSQLLIARTIVSWLDKAQ
- the LOC117857124 gene encoding 3-methyl-2-oxobutanoate hydroxymethyltransferase 1, mitochondrial, which encodes MRRSLIFRQLARRLLSNVPESTVYGGPRPQESSAARRVTVTTLRGKHRRGEPITVVTAYDYPSAVHVDSAGIDVCLVGDSAAMVVHGHDTTLPITLDLMLEHCRAVARGAPRPLLVGDLPFGCYESSAAQAVDSAVRLLKEGGMDAIKLEGGAPSRISAAKAIVEAGIAVMGHVGLTPQAISVLGGFRPQGKTVDSAVKVVETALALQEAGCFSVVLECVPAPVAAAATSALQIPTIGIGAGPFCSGQVLVYHDLLGMMQHPHHAKVTPKFCKQFGNVGNVINRALSEYKKEVETRTFPGPSHTPYPITPTDVDGFANALQKMGLSDAADAAAAAAENSGTDGGPKEK